A single region of the Pelobates fuscus isolate aPelFus1 chromosome 4, aPelFus1.pri, whole genome shotgun sequence genome encodes:
- the CCDC127 gene encoding coiled-coil domain-containing protein 127 produces MNNLNNPQHWNIRPDEGGGDGSRWNYALLVPMLGLAAFRWIWSKESEKEIMKAKTEYIQKVTHLEKNLETKYREIISENRRTVAHLEIELEKEQSRTISYRRALISQSQKLVEERKLLEQEKENLKQELRAAQQSGAAGALYSNYLREEEEWQKKAKSLLKEFEDDLTERQNIYCSFITPKVKRLEIEKKMLIKSVTNPVAVELEVEEGLSDIFKHDNHCAVLINTNKHQNGRLMWVYLKYWELTVELKKFKKAEEAMLGKKEM; encoded by the exons ATGAATAATCTAAATAATCCACAGCACTGGAACATACGCCCAGATGAAGGTGGTGGAGATGGGAGTAGATGGAATTATGCCCTGCTTGTCCCCATGCTGGGGCTTGCTGCGTTTC GTTGGATATGGTCAAAGGaatctgaaaaagaaataatgaaagcaaaaacagaatatattcAGAAAGTGACACACTTGGAGAAGAATCTTGAAACAAAATATCGTGAGATTATTTCAGAAAACCGCCGTACAGTAGCTCACTTGGAAATTGAACTTGAGAAGGAGCAGAGCAGAACTATCAGCTATCGTAGGGCTCTCATTTCCCAGAGTCAAAAGCTTGTGGAGGAAAGGAAGCTCTTGGAGCAGGAGAAAGAAAACCTAAAGCAGGAACTAAGAGCAGCACAGCAATCAGGAGCCGCAGGTGCCTTGTATTCAAACTACCTgagagaagaagaagaatggcAGAAGAAGGCTAAAAGCTTGCTAAAGGAGTTTGAAGATGATCTCACGGAGAGACAAAACATTTACTGTAGCTTTATAACACCTAAAGTTAAAAGGCtagaaatagaaaagaaaatgctTATCAAATCTGTAACTAATCCAGTTGCGGTTGAATTAGAAGTTGAGGAGGGCTTGAGTGACATTTTTAAACACGATAACCACTGTGCTGTCTTGATAAACACCAATAAACATCAGAATGGCAGACTAATGTGGGTTTATCTGAAGTATTGGGAACTGACGGTAGAACTGAAAAAATTCAAAAAAGCAGAGGAAGCTATGCTAGGTAAAAAGGAAATGTAG